A region of Aliivibrio fischeri DNA encodes the following proteins:
- a CDS encoding trimeric intracellular cation channel family protein — protein MLLTILYIIGITAEAMTGALAAGKKKMDWFGVMLVASVTAIGGGTVRDILLGHYPIGWVKNPQFLVITCIAGVLTTWIGPWVAKNHRFFVLLDAIGLIVFSIIGSQVALDMGLHPLICVVAAIVTGVFGGLLRDLFCRQQPMVLHKELYASVSLLSAVLYIGLLHFGVDELITTIVTIVIGFSARMAAVKFGWCLPVFHLDIGEEQPETVEKR, from the coding sequence ATGTTATTAACAATTCTTTATATTATTGGGATCACCGCTGAAGCTATGACAGGCGCATTAGCTGCCGGTAAGAAAAAAATGGATTGGTTTGGCGTAATGCTGGTTGCAAGTGTAACTGCCATTGGCGGTGGTACTGTACGAGATATCCTTCTTGGACACTACCCTATCGGATGGGTGAAAAATCCACAGTTTCTAGTAATTACGTGCATTGCGGGTGTATTAACTACTTGGATCGGCCCATGGGTGGCTAAGAACCATCGCTTCTTTGTTTTACTTGATGCGATTGGCCTTATCGTATTTAGTATCATCGGCTCTCAAGTTGCGTTAGATATGGGATTACACCCACTAATTTGTGTTGTTGCAGCTATCGTAACTGGTGTATTCGGCGGTTTACTTCGTGATCTTTTCTGCCGCCAACAACCTATGGTATTACATAAAGAGCTATACGCATCCGTCTCTTTATTATCTGCTGTTTTATACATTGGCTTACTTCATTTTGGCGTTGATGAGTTAATTACAACGATTGTCACTATCGTTATTGGTTTCTCTGCACGTATGGCTGCAGTTAAATTTGGTTGGTGTTTACCAGTATTCCACTTGGATATTGGAGAAGAGCAACCAGAAACGGTTGAAAAAAGATAG